The window TTTAATACAGCTTTTGCTTGAGCACCAGCACCACCTGCAACTGTTGCATTAATTATCTCTACATTGGGATACTTCTTTTTGAAAATATCAAAGAGAGCCTGAAGACCTTCTGCTTCACCGCCAGCAGTCCACCAACTAAAAATCTCAAGTTTACCTTTAAGTTGAGCAAAAGAAGAAAAGCTTATTAAGAGGATAAAAAGAAGAGAATAAACTAAAACTTTACGCCACATGGTTGAATCCCTCCATAAAAAGTTTTTAATGAAGTTTATTAGTTAAGTTTAAAGGTGTCTCACCTCCCAGTTTTTTATTTTCAATAAGAAACTAACCAAGTAAAATTTTAAAATTTTATTTCTCAAATGTCAAGAAGGAAAGGGAGGATAGAAAAATTTTTTAGAGTCTTTAAAAATATAGGGCTTTCATATAAAACTCTTGTATAATTCGGATTATTTTGGTATAATTCCAAGCTAAATCTTTACTTTATTAAATAAAAGGAGGTGATGAAAGTGGTATGGATCATGCCTTGCCCGAAAAGGGCGGTTCAGAGCAATATATATAACAATAATTTTAAGAAGGAGGTTAAAGAATGGCAAAGACTATTGAAGAAATTAATGAGAAAATCCGCCAGGGTAAGGCAGTAGTTGTAACTGCTGAAGAGATGATAGATATTGTTAGAGAAAAGGGGGTGGAGAAAGCAGCAAGAGAAGTAGATGTGGTTACTACTGGTACCTTTGGAATGATGTGCTCTTCAGGTATTTACTTTAATATTGGACATACAAAGCCTAGAATAAAGCTTGGGGGAGGAAAAGTATATTTAAATAATGTGCCTGCATACGCAGGTTATGCAGCAGTTGATATATTTTTAGGTGCTACTGCTCTTCCTGAAGATGATCCTAGAAATAGATACTATCCTGGAAAATTTGTTTATGGGGGAGCTCATGTAATTGAAGAGTTAGTATCTGGAAAAGATATATTGTTAACAGCTATAACTTATGGAACGGATTGCTATCCAAGAAAGACTTTGTCTGCATATATAAATATAAAGGATCTTAATGAAGCAGTTCTTTTCAATGTTAGAAATGCTTATCAGAATTATAATGTAGCAGTAAATCTCTCTAATAAAACTATTTATACTTACTTAGGAATGTTAAGACCTAATTTAGGTAATGCAAACTACTCTTCCGCAGGTCAATTATCTCCTCTTCTTAATGATCCTTTTTATAAAACCATTGGTATAGGGACAAGAATATTCTTAGGGGGAGGAATTGGATATATTGTATGGCATGGAACCCAGCATGACCCCTCAGTCATAAGAGGAGAAAATGGAGTCCCAAGAAGAGGTGCAGGTACTATTGCAGTAATTGGGGATCTTAAGCAGATGAGTCCAAAGTGGTTAAAAGGAGCAAGTATTATAGGGTATGGAGTATCCTTATCAGTAGGTATTGGAGTACCTATACCAGTATTAGATGAAGAAATTGCTTTTTATACATCAGTTAAAGATGAAGAAATATATGCTCCAGTTGTAGATTATAGTAAAGCTTATCCTGAAAGAGAACCAGAAGTTATAGCGGAAGTAAATTATAAGGAATTAAGAAGTGGAGAAATAGAAATTTTAGGAAAAAAAGTTCCTACGAATTCTCTCTCTAGTTATGCAAAGGCAAGGGAAATTGCAAATATATTAAAGGAATGGATAAAAGAAGGGAAGTTTTTATTGACAAAGCCTTCTGCTCCTATTCCCGGGCCAGAATCAGGAATTAAATTTAAGCCCTTCTCGGGAAGAGAATTAAAAGAGGAGGTAGGATCCAAATGAGAACAGAAAGAGTTGTACTACATTTCCCAAAACATTTAGCGGACAAACCTGTAATAGTAAATCTGGTCCGGAAATTCGATTTAG of the Dictyoglomus sp. genome contains:
- a CDS encoding carbohydrate ABC transporter substrate-binding protein; this encodes MWRKVLVYSLLFILLISFSSFAQLKGKLEIFSWWTAGGEAEGLQALFDIFKKKYPNVEIINATVAGGAGAQAKAVL
- a CDS encoding homocysteine biosynthesis protein, which translates into the protein MAKTIEEINEKIRQGKAVVVTAEEMIDIVREKGVEKAAREVDVVTTGTFGMMCSSGIYFNIGHTKPRIKLGGGKVYLNNVPAYAGYAAVDIFLGATALPEDDPRNRYYPGKFVYGGAHVIEELVSGKDILLTAITYGTDCYPRKTLSAYINIKDLNEAVLFNVRNAYQNYNVAVNLSNKTIYTYLGMLRPNLGNANYSSAGQLSPLLNDPFYKTIGIGTRIFLGGGIGYIVWHGTQHDPSVIRGENGVPRRGAGTIAVIGDLKQMSPKWLKGASIIGYGVSLSVGIGVPIPVLDEEIAFYTSVKDEEIYAPVVDYSKAYPEREPEVIAEVNYKELRSGEIEILGKKVPTNSLSSYAKAREIANILKEWIKEGKFLLTKPSAPIPGPESGIKFKPFSGRELKEEVGSK